A DNA window from Amycolatopsis sp. DSM 110486 contains the following coding sequences:
- the ligA gene encoding NAD-dependent DNA ligase LigA produces MDARKRIQELADQIVVLRDAYYRGSPVVADAEYDVVEDELRGLIEANPALAPDPNPLEQVGAPAVLHAPIRHSRPMLSLEKATKPEQVAAFFDRFPGQPVVVMPKLDGLSLALVYEQGRLARAVTRGDGTTGDDVTVLVRALTDGVPGKVDAPGRVEVRGEAVMLRSTFAAYNTAHPDKPLINPRNAAAGTLRAKDPATVAERRLRFFAFDLDTDPDSADTDLARALQALGFTAADMRRCADAEAAQAVITKIEQQRNDLDYDLDGAVLRLADRDAYAAAGTRSSSPRGALAFKFAAEEKTTVLSDVVWDVGKTGKIAPVAWLEPVFVGGTTVTRATLANQEVIRARGIKIGDTVLVRRAGDVIPFVAGVLDASKRTGAERDIVPPTRCPSCEQPLTEQGNSRELFCTNVACPAQTVRRLIHWASRAAADIDAIGGVWIERLAEMGILEHPSDFYRLTKERLLEFDRIGEVSATRMIESIDASRRVGLRRALIGLAIPMASEGTAARLCRAGFGSLEAVAEAGEDGLVAVEDIGPKVAASLIEHLTRLRPELERLRERGVSLDVLEEDLPPVVAAGAPLADKTVVITGGISDPRSGEKVPRPTFQRLCEQAGATTASSVSASTDFLITGADVGASKLTKAEKLGVEVVDQGVIWQQLIEAGVV; encoded by the coding sequence GTGGATGCTCGGAAGCGGATTCAGGAACTCGCCGATCAGATCGTGGTGCTGCGCGACGCGTACTACCGGGGCTCGCCGGTGGTGGCGGACGCGGAGTACGACGTGGTCGAGGACGAGTTGCGGGGGTTGATCGAGGCCAACCCGGCGCTGGCGCCCGACCCGAACCCGCTGGAGCAGGTGGGCGCGCCGGCGGTGTTGCACGCGCCGATCCGGCATTCGCGGCCCATGTTGTCGTTGGAGAAGGCGACGAAGCCCGAGCAGGTGGCGGCGTTCTTCGACCGCTTCCCCGGGCAGCCCGTCGTGGTGATGCCGAAGCTGGACGGCCTGTCGCTGGCGCTCGTCTACGAGCAGGGCCGCCTGGCCCGCGCGGTCACCCGTGGCGACGGGACGACCGGCGACGACGTGACCGTCCTCGTCCGGGCCCTCACCGACGGCGTGCCCGGAAAAGTCGACGCGCCCGGCAGGGTCGAGGTGCGCGGGGAGGCGGTGATGCTGCGCTCCACGTTCGCGGCCTACAACACCGCCCACCCCGACAAACCGCTGATCAACCCGCGCAACGCCGCCGCCGGCACCCTGCGCGCGAAGGACCCGGCGACGGTCGCGGAGCGGCGCCTGCGGTTCTTCGCCTTCGACCTGGACACCGACCCCGACAGCGCCGACACCGACCTCGCCCGCGCCCTCCAGGCGCTCGGCTTCACCGCCGCCGACATGCGCCGCTGCGCCGACGCCGAGGCCGCGCAGGCGGTGATCACCAAGATCGAGCAGCAGCGCAACGACCTCGACTACGACCTCGACGGCGCCGTCCTGCGCCTGGCCGACCGAGACGCGTACGCCGCCGCCGGCACGCGTTCGAGCTCACCGCGGGGCGCGCTGGCGTTCAAGTTCGCCGCCGAGGAGAAGACCACGGTGCTGTCCGATGTGGTCTGGGACGTCGGCAAAACGGGCAAGATCGCCCCGGTCGCGTGGCTCGAGCCGGTGTTCGTGGGCGGCACGACCGTCACCCGCGCGACCCTGGCCAACCAAGAGGTCATCCGCGCCCGCGGCATCAAGATCGGCGACACGGTGCTGGTGCGCCGTGCGGGCGACGTGATCCCGTTCGTCGCCGGGGTGCTCGACGCGTCGAAGCGCACGGGCGCGGAGCGGGACATCGTTCCGCCCACCCGGTGTCCGTCGTGCGAGCAGCCGCTGACGGAGCAGGGCAACAGCCGGGAACTGTTCTGCACCAACGTCGCCTGCCCCGCCCAGACCGTGCGGCGGTTGATCCACTGGGCTTCGCGCGCGGCCGCGGACATCGACGCCATCGGCGGCGTGTGGATCGAACGGCTGGCCGAGATGGGCATCCTGGAGCACCCGTCCGACTTCTACCGGCTGACCAAGGAACGGCTCCTGGAGTTCGACCGCATCGGCGAGGTCTCGGCCACGCGCATGATCGAGTCGATCGACGCCAGCCGCCGGGTCGGTCTGCGGCGGGCGTTGATCGGGCTCGCGATCCCGATGGCGTCGGAAGGCACCGCGGCCCGGCTGTGCCGCGCGGGCTTCGGCTCGCTGGAGGCGGTCGCCGAGGCCGGTGAGGACGGGCTCGTGGCGGTCGAGGACATCGGGCCGAAGGTCGCCGCGTCACTGATCGAGCACCTCACGCGGCTGCGGCCCGAGCTCGAGCGGCTGCGCGAGCGCGGCGTTTCGCTGGACGTCCTGGAGGAAGACCTCCCACCGGTCGTGGCCGCCGGCGCGCCGCTGGCCGACAAGACGGTCGTGATCACCGGCGGCATCAGCGACCCGCGGTCGGGCGAGAAAGTTCCCCGCCCGACCTTCCAACGGCTATGCGAACAGGCCGGCGCGACCACCGCGTCGTCGGTCTCGGCGAGCACCGACTTCCTCATCACCGGCGCCGACGTCGGGGCGAGCAAGCTCACCAAGGCGGAGAAACTCGGTGTCGAGGTCGTGGACCAGGGCGTGATCTGGCAACAGCTGATCGAAGCTGGCGTCGTCTAG
- a CDS encoding oxidoreductase C-terminal domain-containing protein, translating to MSTARSTFPAELPASLPPIAAVHGLSADELDLLADAWEARPSDAPTVVRRLDPAASRLRRCVARRGSPGPARCACSTSSTPRPTSRSKAGARMRVEAWSNATEQGAAAARNLLAAQDKRQPFASVPYLWSDQYDTSIQFAGRPGSQRVPIVEADGPKPAFLVLTGEGGTLTGVLSVNSPRVFLRIRRMIKARETLADAADAARAFLSR from the coding sequence ATGTCCACTGCTCGAAGCACCTTCCCCGCCGAGCTCCCGGCGTCACTTCCGCCCATCGCGGCGGTCCACGGACTGTCCGCGGACGAGCTCGACTTGCTCGCCGACGCGTGGGAGGCCCGGCCCTCGGACGCGCCGACGGTCGTGCGCCGCCTGGACCCGGCCGCGTCCCGGCTGCGGCGCTGCGTCGCGCGGAGAGGCAGTCCCGGACCTGCCCGGTGTGCGTGTTCGACGAGCTCGACACCCCGCCCTACCTCGCGTTCGAAGGCCGGCGCACGCATGCGCGTCGAGGCCTGGTCCAACGCGACCGAGCAAGGCGCGGCGGCGGCCCGGAACCTGCTCGCGGCGCAGGACAAGCGGCAACCGTTCGCCTCGGTCCCGTACCTCTGGTCCGACCAGTACGACACGTCGATCCAGTTCGCCGGACGGCCGGGTTCGCAACGCGTGCCGATCGTCGAGGCCGACGGTCCGAAACCCGCGTTCCTCGTCCTCACCGGCGAGGGCGGCACGCTCACCGGGGTTCTGTCGGTCAACTCCCCGCGGGTCTTCCTGCGGATCCGTCGGATGATCAAGGCCAGGGAAACCCTCGCTGACGCCGCTGATGCGGCCCGCGCGTTCCTGTCCCGTTGA
- a CDS encoding LuxR C-terminal-related transcriptional regulator, translating into MTTGATWSLVEGNLVFRPGSAVVIVILVSDHIELTELREVVEGPLREIAARFSRFLADRWPHQALVIFTLECTGRPRKVAGATAITGKITIAELEQLKAAVPHDSQLTTHAGLGGADRTVWAALDAGGTLLALVPRSPRARCPQPALLGALFGIVATSIRQQVEQASPDYLAESRAASTERARTIAEMAAAHETALVTILTALRSTRLDDRPARLAATDSASAALVALRSAQTSDLALSEEPAHSAFTRLRREVRQMLRHHDAELEFVTPPKDAHPLPGEIAHAARAMTCTAVLAFTTQPDLTRLRVAWSTDTTTLHLDIRDRESGHLDAAGLRRQLDGRAKTLGATVEVDAVPGWGSRVAIAVPFEPASDQPDDALLSTLNRRELEVLRLVSRGQRNKAIAEALGITESTVKFHVAGVLKKLEVSSRGEAAALALAAGIATAD; encoded by the coding sequence GTGACCACGGGTGCGACCTGGTCGTTGGTCGAGGGAAACCTGGTCTTCCGGCCAGGGTCGGCGGTCGTTATCGTGATCCTGGTGTCCGACCACATCGAGCTGACCGAGCTGCGGGAGGTCGTCGAGGGCCCGCTGCGCGAGATCGCCGCGAGGTTCTCGCGGTTTCTCGCCGACCGCTGGCCGCACCAGGCGCTCGTCATCTTCACCCTCGAGTGCACCGGGCGTCCGCGCAAAGTCGCCGGTGCCACGGCGATCACCGGGAAGATCACCATCGCCGAGCTCGAGCAGCTCAAAGCCGCCGTGCCGCACGACAGCCAGCTGACCACGCACGCCGGTCTGGGCGGCGCCGACCGGACCGTCTGGGCCGCTCTCGACGCCGGCGGCACCCTGCTCGCGCTCGTCCCGCGGTCCCCACGGGCGCGGTGCCCGCAGCCGGCGCTGCTGGGCGCGCTGTTCGGGATCGTCGCGACCTCCATCCGCCAGCAGGTCGAGCAGGCCAGCCCCGACTACCTGGCCGAATCCCGGGCGGCCTCGACCGAACGGGCCCGCACGATCGCAGAAATGGCCGCGGCCCACGAAACCGCGCTCGTCACGATCCTTACGGCGCTGCGCTCCACCCGTCTGGACGACCGCCCCGCCCGCCTCGCCGCGACCGACTCCGCTTCGGCCGCGCTGGTGGCCCTGCGCTCGGCGCAGACGTCCGACCTCGCCCTGTCCGAAGAGCCGGCCCACAGCGCGTTCACCAGGCTCCGCCGCGAAGTCCGGCAGATGCTCCGCCACCACGACGCGGAGCTGGAGTTCGTCACCCCGCCGAAAGACGCGCACCCGCTGCCCGGCGAAATCGCCCACGCGGCCCGCGCCATGACCTGCACGGCGGTGCTGGCCTTCACCACCCAGCCCGACCTGACCCGCCTGAGGGTCGCCTGGTCCACCGACACCACCACGCTCCACCTCGACATCCGCGACCGCGAATCCGGCCACCTCGACGCCGCCGGCCTCCGCCGCCAACTCGACGGCCGCGCGAAAACCCTGGGCGCCACCGTCGAGGTCGACGCCGTCCCCGGCTGGGGCAGCCGCGTCGCCATCGCCGTGCCGTTCGAGCCTGCCTCGGATCAGCCGGATGACGCCCTGCTGTCCACGCTCAACCGGCGTGAGCTGGAAGTCCTGCGGCTGGTGTCGAGGGGGCAGCGGAACAAGGCGATCGCTGAGGCTCTCGGCATCACGGAGAGCACGGTGAAGTTCCATGTGGCGGGGGTGTTGAAGAAGCTGGAAGTGAGTTCGCGGGGTGAGGCTGCCGCGCTCGCTTTGGCGGCGGGAATCGCCACTGCTGACTGA
- a CDS encoding S-(hydroxymethyl)mycothiol dehydrogenase, which translates to MPQQVRGVIARSKGAAVELTDIVVPDPGPGEVVVAIAACGVCHTDLTYREGGINDEFPFLLGHEAAGTVESVGAGVESVQPGDFVVLNWRAVCGQCRACKRGRPQYCFNTFNATQRMTLTDGTELTPALGIGAFADKTLVHAGQCTKVDPTVDPAVAGLLGCGVMAGLGAAVNTGGVGRGDSVAVIGCGGVGDAAIAGARLAGATTIIAVDRDDRKLAWARDLGATHTVNASDTDAVAAVQELTGGFGADVVIDAVGRPETWQQAFYARDLAGTVVLVGVPTPDMRLEMPLLDFFARGGSLKSSWYGDCLPERDFPMLIDLHRQGRLPLDKFVTERISLDDVEKAFHTMHAGEVLRSVVIL; encoded by the coding sequence ATGCCACAGCAGGTGCGCGGGGTGATCGCCCGGTCGAAGGGCGCGGCGGTCGAGCTGACCGACATCGTGGTCCCGGACCCCGGCCCAGGTGAAGTGGTCGTCGCGATCGCGGCGTGCGGCGTCTGCCATACCGACCTGACCTACCGCGAAGGTGGCATCAACGACGAGTTCCCGTTCCTGCTCGGCCACGAGGCCGCCGGCACCGTGGAAAGCGTCGGTGCCGGGGTGGAATCCGTGCAGCCGGGGGACTTCGTGGTCCTCAACTGGCGCGCGGTCTGCGGGCAGTGCCGGGCGTGCAAACGCGGCCGCCCCCAGTACTGCTTCAACACGTTCAACGCGACGCAGCGGATGACGCTGACCGACGGCACCGAGCTGACCCCGGCGCTGGGCATCGGCGCGTTCGCGGACAAGACCCTCGTGCACGCCGGGCAGTGCACGAAGGTGGACCCGACCGTGGACCCGGCGGTCGCCGGCCTGCTCGGCTGCGGCGTGATGGCCGGGCTCGGCGCTGCGGTCAACACCGGCGGCGTGGGCCGCGGCGACTCGGTGGCGGTCATCGGCTGCGGGGGAGTGGGCGACGCCGCGATCGCCGGCGCCCGCCTCGCCGGCGCGACGACGATCATCGCCGTCGACCGCGACGACCGGAAGCTCGCCTGGGCGCGGGACCTCGGCGCGACGCACACGGTCAACGCCTCGGACACCGACGCGGTCGCCGCCGTCCAGGAGCTTACCGGCGGCTTCGGCGCAGACGTCGTGATCGACGCGGTCGGGCGCCCCGAGACGTGGCAGCAGGCGTTCTACGCGCGCGACCTGGCCGGCACTGTGGTGCTCGTCGGCGTCCCGACCCCGGACATGCGGCTGGAGATGCCGCTGCTGGACTTCTTCGCCCGCGGTGGCTCGCTGAAGTCGTCCTGGTACGGCGATTGCCTGCCGGAGCGCGACTTCCCGATGCTGATCGACCTGCACCGCCAGGGCCGGCTGCCCCTGGACAAGTTCGTCACCGAGCGGATCTCCCTCGACGACGTCGAAAAGGCCTTCCACACCATGCACGCGGGCGAGGTGCTGCGGTCGGTGGTGATCCTGTGA
- a CDS encoding MBL fold metallo-hydrolase produces the protein MSGALRIDRVVTSGVFELDGGTWDVDNNVWLVGDDDEVVVVDAAHDEKAITEAVGDRHVVGIVCTHGHNDHVTVAPQLGEHLHAPVLLHPADRELWELTHPGQRFWRAEDGERIAVAGTALEFIHTPGHSPGSICLHLPEAGALFTGDTLFAGGPGATGRSFSDFPTIISSIRDRLLVLPEGTRVHTGHGDGTSVGEESPHLDEWIARGH, from the coding sequence GTGAGCGGCGCGCTGCGGATCGACCGCGTCGTGACCTCGGGCGTGTTCGAGCTCGACGGCGGCACGTGGGACGTCGACAACAACGTCTGGCTCGTCGGTGACGACGACGAGGTGGTGGTCGTGGACGCCGCGCACGACGAGAAGGCGATCACCGAGGCGGTCGGCGACCGCCACGTCGTCGGCATCGTGTGCACCCACGGCCACAACGACCACGTCACCGTCGCCCCGCAGCTGGGGGAGCACCTCCACGCGCCGGTCCTGCTGCACCCGGCCGACCGGGAGCTGTGGGAGCTGACCCATCCCGGGCAGCGGTTCTGGCGCGCCGAGGACGGAGAACGCATCGCGGTCGCGGGCACCGCATTGGAGTTCATCCACACGCCGGGGCACTCACCGGGCTCGATCTGCCTGCACCTACCGGAGGCCGGCGCCCTGTTCACCGGCGACACGCTGTTCGCCGGCGGCCCCGGCGCGACCGGCCGCTCGTTCTCGGACTTCCCGACGATCATCTCGTCGATCCGGGACCGGTTGCTGGTCCTGCCGGAGGGCACCCGAGTCCACACCGGACACGGCGACGGCACGTCGGTCGGCGAAGAATCGCCGCACCTGGACGAGTGGATCGCCCGCGGCCACTGA